A genomic window from Lotus japonicus ecotype B-129 chromosome 1, LjGifu_v1.2 includes:
- the LOC130731286 gene encoding light-inducible protein CPRF2-like isoform X4, with protein sequence MERVFSVEEITEEYWSSVGKDEPGKMNRSTSEWAFQQFLKEASSSVAAEQPCSSTSPSSSSSSSMVDVKLKNDPSVVVPVPIDSEDYHAILKTKLNLACAAVAMTRGSLVKSQDLATLPENGSRASNPSEIVAGATLKESGPSGNDASKLQNKDVNVPIGVPTMQIKPAVAIRSTTSGSSKELSDDDDAEGEINMTGNMNPADAKRVRRMLSNRESARRSRRRKQAHLTELETQVKMAEETVKRVTGLNPIFNGMAEISSMGMSLFDENPSEASADASVPVQEDPNHHLCRPTSSHIASSHLRVNNNGLGGISSVESVQQNSAATVVSGNKMGRTSSLPRVASLEHLQKRIRSGTDSRGPLNNGEQ encoded by the exons ATGGAGAGGGTGTTTTCAGTGGAGGAGATAACGGAGGAGTATTGGTCGTCGGTGGGGAAGGATGAACCGGGGAAGATGAACCGGAGTACTTCAGAGTGGGCTTTTCAGCAGTTTCTGAAGGAGGCTTCTTCTTCTGTGGCGGCTGAACAACCTTGTTCTTctacttctccttcttcctcttcctcttcttctatgGTTGACGTCAAACTCAAAAATGATCCTAGTGTTGTTGTTCCTGTTCCTATTGATTCTGAGGATTATCATGCTATTCTCAAGACCAAGCTCAATCTTGCTTGCGCCGCCGTTGCTATGACTCGG GGATCTTTGGTCAAATCTCAGGATCTTGCCACTCTTCCTGAAAATGGATCACGGGCATCTAATCCTTCTGAAATTGTTGCTGGGGCTACTCTAAAAG AATCTGGCCCTTCTGGAAATGATGCATCTAAATTACAAAATAAAGATGTGAATGTACCAATTGGGGTTCCTACCATGCAAATCAAACCTGCTGTTGCAATCAGGTCAACAACAAGTGGATCATCAAAAGAACtgtcagatgatgatgatgctgagGGAGAGATTAACATGACCGGAAACATGAACCCTGCTGATGCAAAAAGAGTAAGGAG GATGCTTTCTAATAGAGAGTCTGCCAGACgctcaagaagaagaaaacaggcTCATTTAACTGAGCTTGAGACACAG GTGAAGATGGCTGAAGAGACTGTCAAAAGAGTTACAGGCTTGAATCCAATATTCAATGGCATGGCTGAGATATCATCAATGGGAATGTCATTGTTTGATGAAAACCCTTCTGAGGCATCAGCTGATGCGTCTGTTCCTGTGCAAGAAGACCCAAATCATCATCTATGTCGACCCACTTCTAGTCATATTGCATCCAGTCATCTGAGAGTCAACAATAATGGATTAGGAGGCATTTCTTCTGTTGAAAGTGTGCAACAGAACAGTGCAGCAACAGTGGTAAGTGGGAACAAAATGGGGAGAACAAGTTCCCTACCAAGGGTGGCTAGCTTGGAACATCTTCAGAAGCGGATTCGCAGTGGTACGGATTCACGTGGACCTCTAAATAATGGAGAACAGTAA
- the LOC130731286 gene encoding light-inducible protein CPRF2-like isoform X3, translated as MERVFSVEEITEEYWSSVGKDEPGKMNRSTSEWAFQQFLKEASSSVAAEQPCSSTSPSSSSSSSMVDVKLKNDPSVVVPVPIDSEDYHAILKTKLNLACAAVAMTRGSLVKSQDLATLPENGSRASNPSEIVAGATLKESGPSGNDASKLQNKDVNVPIGVPTMQIKPAVAIRSTTSGSSKELSDDDDAEGEINMTGNMNPADAKRVRSTLSFRMLSNRESARRSRRRKQAHLTELETQVKMAEETVKRVTGLNPIFNGMAEISSMGMSLFDENPSEASADASVPVQEDPNHHLCRPTSSHIASSHLRVNNNGLGGISSVESVQQNSAATVVSGNKMGRTSSLPRVASLEHLQKRIRSGTDSRGPLNNGEQ; from the exons ATGGAGAGGGTGTTTTCAGTGGAGGAGATAACGGAGGAGTATTGGTCGTCGGTGGGGAAGGATGAACCGGGGAAGATGAACCGGAGTACTTCAGAGTGGGCTTTTCAGCAGTTTCTGAAGGAGGCTTCTTCTTCTGTGGCGGCTGAACAACCTTGTTCTTctacttctccttcttcctcttcctcttcttctatgGTTGACGTCAAACTCAAAAATGATCCTAGTGTTGTTGTTCCTGTTCCTATTGATTCTGAGGATTATCATGCTATTCTCAAGACCAAGCTCAATCTTGCTTGCGCCGCCGTTGCTATGACTCGG GGATCTTTGGTCAAATCTCAGGATCTTGCCACTCTTCCTGAAAATGGATCACGGGCATCTAATCCTTCTGAAATTGTTGCTGGGGCTACTCTAAAAG AATCTGGCCCTTCTGGAAATGATGCATCTAAATTACAAAATAAAGATGTGAATGTACCAATTGGGGTTCCTACCATGCAAATCAAACCTGCTGTTGCAATCAGGTCAACAACAAGTGGATCATCAAAAGAACtgtcagatgatgatgatgctgagGGAGAGATTAACATGACCGGAAACATGAACCCTGCTGATGCAAAAAGAGTAAGGAG TACTTTATCTTTCAGGATGCTTTCTAATAGAGAGTCTGCCAGACgctcaagaagaagaaaacaggcTCATTTAACTGAGCTTGAGACACAG GTGAAGATGGCTGAAGAGACTGTCAAAAGAGTTACAGGCTTGAATCCAATATTCAATGGCATGGCTGAGATATCATCAATGGGAATGTCATTGTTTGATGAAAACCCTTCTGAGGCATCAGCTGATGCGTCTGTTCCTGTGCAAGAAGACCCAAATCATCATCTATGTCGACCCACTTCTAGTCATATTGCATCCAGTCATCTGAGAGTCAACAATAATGGATTAGGAGGCATTTCTTCTGTTGAAAGTGTGCAACAGAACAGTGCAGCAACAGTGGTAAGTGGGAACAAAATGGGGAGAACAAGTTCCCTACCAAGGGTGGCTAGCTTGGAACATCTTCAGAAGCGGATTCGCAGTGGTACGGATTCACGTGGACCTCTAAATAATGGAGAACAGTAA
- the LOC130731286 gene encoding light-inducible protein CPRF2-like isoform X1 yields the protein MERVFSVEEITEEYWSSVGKDEPGKMNRSTSEWAFQQFLKEASSSVAAEQPCSSTSPSSSSSSSMVDVKLKNDPSVVVPVPIDSEDYHAILKTKLNLACAAVAMTRGSLVKSQDLATLPENGSRASNPSEIVAGATLKESGPSGNDASKLQNKDVNVPIGVPTMQIKPAVAIRSTTSGSSKELSDDDDAEGEINMTGNMNPADAKRVRSTLSFRMLSNRESARRSRRRKQAHLTELETQVSELRGENSSLLKRLTDVSQKFSNAAVDNRVLKADVETLRAKVKMAEETVKRVTGLNPIFNGMAEISSMGMSLFDENPSEASADASVPVQEDPNHHLCRPTSSHIASSHLRVNNNGLGGISSVESVQQNSAATVVSGNKMGRTSSLPRVASLEHLQKRIRSGTDSRGPLNNGEQ from the exons ATGGAGAGGGTGTTTTCAGTGGAGGAGATAACGGAGGAGTATTGGTCGTCGGTGGGGAAGGATGAACCGGGGAAGATGAACCGGAGTACTTCAGAGTGGGCTTTTCAGCAGTTTCTGAAGGAGGCTTCTTCTTCTGTGGCGGCTGAACAACCTTGTTCTTctacttctccttcttcctcttcctcttcttctatgGTTGACGTCAAACTCAAAAATGATCCTAGTGTTGTTGTTCCTGTTCCTATTGATTCTGAGGATTATCATGCTATTCTCAAGACCAAGCTCAATCTTGCTTGCGCCGCCGTTGCTATGACTCGG GGATCTTTGGTCAAATCTCAGGATCTTGCCACTCTTCCTGAAAATGGATCACGGGCATCTAATCCTTCTGAAATTGTTGCTGGGGCTACTCTAAAAG AATCTGGCCCTTCTGGAAATGATGCATCTAAATTACAAAATAAAGATGTGAATGTACCAATTGGGGTTCCTACCATGCAAATCAAACCTGCTGTTGCAATCAGGTCAACAACAAGTGGATCATCAAAAGAACtgtcagatgatgatgatgctgagGGAGAGATTAACATGACCGGAAACATGAACCCTGCTGATGCAAAAAGAGTAAGGAG TACTTTATCTTTCAGGATGCTTTCTAATAGAGAGTCTGCCAGACgctcaagaagaagaaaacaggcTCATTTAACTGAGCTTGAGACACAG GTCTCTGAGTTAAGAGGTGAGAATTCTTCATTGTTGAAGCGCTTAACTGACGTAAGTCAGAAATTCAGTAATGCTGCTGTTGACAACAGAGTACTAAAAGCTGATGTTGAAACATTAAGAGCAAAG GTGAAGATGGCTGAAGAGACTGTCAAAAGAGTTACAGGCTTGAATCCAATATTCAATGGCATGGCTGAGATATCATCAATGGGAATGTCATTGTTTGATGAAAACCCTTCTGAGGCATCAGCTGATGCGTCTGTTCCTGTGCAAGAAGACCCAAATCATCATCTATGTCGACCCACTTCTAGTCATATTGCATCCAGTCATCTGAGAGTCAACAATAATGGATTAGGAGGCATTTCTTCTGTTGAAAGTGTGCAACAGAACAGTGCAGCAACAGTGGTAAGTGGGAACAAAATGGGGAGAACAAGTTCCCTACCAAGGGTGGCTAGCTTGGAACATCTTCAGAAGCGGATTCGCAGTGGTACGGATTCACGTGGACCTCTAAATAATGGAGAACAGTAA
- the LOC130731286 gene encoding light-inducible protein CPRF2-like isoform X2 yields the protein MERVFSVEEITEEYWSSVGKDEPGKMNRSTSEWAFQQFLKEASSSVAAEQPCSSTSPSSSSSSSMVDVKLKNDPSVVVPVPIDSEDYHAILKTKLNLACAAVAMTRGSLVKSQDLATLPENGSRASNPSEIVAGATLKESGPSGNDASKLQNKDVNVPIGVPTMQIKPAVAIRSTTSGSSKELSDDDDAEGEINMTGNMNPADAKRVRRMLSNRESARRSRRRKQAHLTELETQVSELRGENSSLLKRLTDVSQKFSNAAVDNRVLKADVETLRAKVKMAEETVKRVTGLNPIFNGMAEISSMGMSLFDENPSEASADASVPVQEDPNHHLCRPTSSHIASSHLRVNNNGLGGISSVESVQQNSAATVVSGNKMGRTSSLPRVASLEHLQKRIRSGTDSRGPLNNGEQ from the exons ATGGAGAGGGTGTTTTCAGTGGAGGAGATAACGGAGGAGTATTGGTCGTCGGTGGGGAAGGATGAACCGGGGAAGATGAACCGGAGTACTTCAGAGTGGGCTTTTCAGCAGTTTCTGAAGGAGGCTTCTTCTTCTGTGGCGGCTGAACAACCTTGTTCTTctacttctccttcttcctcttcctcttcttctatgGTTGACGTCAAACTCAAAAATGATCCTAGTGTTGTTGTTCCTGTTCCTATTGATTCTGAGGATTATCATGCTATTCTCAAGACCAAGCTCAATCTTGCTTGCGCCGCCGTTGCTATGACTCGG GGATCTTTGGTCAAATCTCAGGATCTTGCCACTCTTCCTGAAAATGGATCACGGGCATCTAATCCTTCTGAAATTGTTGCTGGGGCTACTCTAAAAG AATCTGGCCCTTCTGGAAATGATGCATCTAAATTACAAAATAAAGATGTGAATGTACCAATTGGGGTTCCTACCATGCAAATCAAACCTGCTGTTGCAATCAGGTCAACAACAAGTGGATCATCAAAAGAACtgtcagatgatgatgatgctgagGGAGAGATTAACATGACCGGAAACATGAACCCTGCTGATGCAAAAAGAGTAAGGAG GATGCTTTCTAATAGAGAGTCTGCCAGACgctcaagaagaagaaaacaggcTCATTTAACTGAGCTTGAGACACAG GTCTCTGAGTTAAGAGGTGAGAATTCTTCATTGTTGAAGCGCTTAACTGACGTAAGTCAGAAATTCAGTAATGCTGCTGTTGACAACAGAGTACTAAAAGCTGATGTTGAAACATTAAGAGCAAAG GTGAAGATGGCTGAAGAGACTGTCAAAAGAGTTACAGGCTTGAATCCAATATTCAATGGCATGGCTGAGATATCATCAATGGGAATGTCATTGTTTGATGAAAACCCTTCTGAGGCATCAGCTGATGCGTCTGTTCCTGTGCAAGAAGACCCAAATCATCATCTATGTCGACCCACTTCTAGTCATATTGCATCCAGTCATCTGAGAGTCAACAATAATGGATTAGGAGGCATTTCTTCTGTTGAAAGTGTGCAACAGAACAGTGCAGCAACAGTGGTAAGTGGGAACAAAATGGGGAGAACAAGTTCCCTACCAAGGGTGGCTAGCTTGGAACATCTTCAGAAGCGGATTCGCAGTGGTACGGATTCACGTGGACCTCTAAATAATGGAGAACAGTAA
- the LOC130731287 gene encoding sec-independent protein translocase protein TATA, chloroplastic-like, which produces MEMMMMSCVSFPSSSSSSIPITRPSSVNNLAFSSSFRSIASVAPPITTTPRRRNKGTALTCNALFGLGVPELVVIAGVAAIVFGPKKLPEVGRSIGKTLKSFQQAAKEFETELKKEPDSIGGQSEEPLAVSEQEKQETEVSSSKESV; this is translated from the exons atggagatgatgatgatgagctgTGTTTCGTttccctcatcttcttcttcttcaatcccAATCACAAGACCTTCCTCTGTTAACAACCTCgctttctcttcttcatttCGTTCCATTGCAAGCGTAGCACCACCCATCACCACCACTCCACGACGGAGAAACAAAGGTACTGCTCTCACTTGCAACGCCTTGTTTGGCCTCGGCGTTCCCGAACTCGTCGTCATCGCCGGCGTCGCCGCCATCGTTTTTGGACCCAAGAAGTTGCCTGAAGTCGGTCGCAGCATCGGCAAAACTCTCAAGAGCTTCCAACAG GCAGCAAAGGAATTTGAGACCGAGCTTAAAAAGGAACCTGATTCCATTGGAGGGCAATCTGAGGAACCTCTTGCTGTGAGCGAACAGGAGAAGCAAGAAACTGAGGTGTCTAGTTCTAAGGAGAGCGTATGA
- the LOC130727086 gene encoding F-box/LRR-repeat protein At4g14103-like, with the protein MVAADRISQLPEELLLLILSFLPTEYVVVTSLVSKRWRPLWLSVPTLDFDELRYLNRRPRYRKQLGFVNFMSTTIQARGSRQPIKEFRLTCYCEDHLTKRWLNEVIQCGVENIDVKCYPSFDLPSSIFNCATLVVLKLRWPFFENNDISSVYLPSLKTLHLKNAGFLKPQNFMALLYGCPILENLEANTVFFLDPSFEGEFKSFSKLV; encoded by the coding sequence ATGGTGGCTGCTGATAGGATTAGCCAGTTGCCAGAAGAACTTCTCCTTCTCATTCTCTCGTTTCTTCCAACTGAATATGTTGTTGTCACAAGTCTTGTTTCAAAGAGGTGGAGGCCACTTTGGCTTTCAGTCCCCACCCTCGACTTTGACGAGTTAAGATACCTTAATCGACGACCTCGTTATAGGAAACAACTGGGGTTTGTCAATTTCATGTCCACAACCATTCAGGCACGAGGTTCTCGTCAACCGATCAAAGAGTTTCGCCTCACCTGTTACTGTGAAGATCACCTTACGAAGCGATGGTTAAACGAAGTAATCCAATGTGGAGTTGAGAACATTGATGTCAAGTGTTACCCTTCGTTCGACTTGCCGAGCAGCATCTTCAACTGCGCAACACTTGTTGTTCTCAAGCTGCGTTGgccattttttgaaaataatgacATTTCTTCTGTTTACCTTCCATCCCTTAAAACTCTGCATTTGAAAAATGCTGGCTTTTTAAAGCCTCAAAATTTTATGGCGCTTCTTTATGGATGCCCAATTCTTGAAAATCTGGAAGCAAATACAGTATTCTTTCTTGACCCTTCATTTGAAGGGGAATTTAAAAGTTTTTCCAAGTTGGTATGA